One stretch of Nicotiana tabacum cultivar K326 chromosome 18, ASM71507v2, whole genome shotgun sequence DNA includes these proteins:
- the LOC107832214 gene encoding loganic acid O-methyltransferase: MSNNCGREKEKLIMYQAFDKMQRHFPMSAGDGAYSYSRNSQLQREVLDGAKEMVRDAIIEKLDIKSLLSASINTFRIIDLGCSIGPNTFSAMQHIIEAVKDKCHYQFSADSSNIIPEFQVFFNDHVNNDFNTLFRSLPVDRSYFAVGVPGSFHGRLFPSGSIHFAHSSCAIHWLSKLPEMLLDEKSPAWNKGLIHYVDAANTAVVNAYVAQFDKDMEIFLSARAEEIVPGGMMVLVSPFSGYRYLKFFGSSLMDLVNEGMLDESLVDAFNVPVYFPSPEDMTKVVEKNGCFSIERIELTYPQSKLVDEADAKSLMTNLRAVLEGVFINHFGSKIADEAFSRTILKSEDISAWMKANYEKPCQLFVVLKRK, encoded by the exons ATGAGCAACAACTGtgggagagaaaaagaaaagctgATCATGTATCAAGCTTTTGACAAAATGCAAAGACATTTCCCCATGAGTGCTGGTGATGGTGCCTACAGCTACTCCAGAAACTCCCAATTGCAG AGAGAAGTGTTAGATGGTGCAAAGGAGATGGTAAGAGACGCAATTATTGAAAAGCTTGACATCAAAAGCCTGTTATCAGCTTCAATAAACACATTCCGTATTATAGACTTGGGATGTTCAATTGGACCAAACACTTTCTCAGCTATGCAACATATTATAGAAGCTGTAAAGGACAAGTGCCATTATCAATTCAGTGCAGATTCCTCTAATATTATTCCTGAATTCCAAGTATTCTTCAATGATCATGTCAACAATGATTTCAATACCCTATTTCGATCTCTACCGGTCGATAGGTCCTACTTTGCAGTAGGAGTTCCAGGGTCTTTCCACGGCAGGTTATTTCCCTCTGGTTCGATCCATTTTGCACATTCATCTTGTGCTATCCATTGGTTATCTAAGTTGCCAGAAATGTTGTTAGATGAGAAATCCCCTGCGTGGAATAAGGGATTGATTCACTATGTAGATGCCGCAAATACTGCAGTAGTTAATGCTTATGTTGCGCAGTTCGACAAAGACATGGAAATATTCTTAAGTGCAAGAGCTGAGGAGATTGTTCCTGGAGGAATGATGGTCCTAGTTTCGCCATTTTCAGGTTATCGTTACCTCAAATTTTTCGGTTCAAGTCTTATGGATCTGGTTAATGAG GGAATGCTAGATGAATCTCTAGTTGACGCATTCAATGTGCCAGTGTATTTTCCCTCTCCTGAAGACATGACTAAAGTGGTGGAGAAAAATGGCTGTTTTAGCATCGAGAGAATAGAGTTGACATATCCCCAATCAAAGCTTGTAGATGAGGCTGATGCAAAGAGTTTAATGACAAACCTAAGGGCTGTTTTGGAAGGAGTTTTTATCAATCACTTTGGAAGTAAAATCGCAGATGAAGCTTTTTCGAGGACTATTCTCAAAAGTGAAGACATCTCTGCATGGATGAAAGCTAACTACGAGAAACCATGCCAATTATTTGTCGTTTTGAAGCGTAAATGA